Proteins co-encoded in one Papaver somniferum cultivar HN1 chromosome 5, ASM357369v1, whole genome shotgun sequence genomic window:
- the LOC113281874 gene encoding phosphatidylinositol 4-kinase gamma 7-like, giving the protein MSPNLDSAVQTQMAVAVPNGPINGEYHGNSNKTEAKHTTGRRRVFVQTDMGFVLGLDLDRTDNAHTVKRKLQVAFNVPTDESSLVFGDRVLNNDLDAVRNDSPLLLKRNIMHRSSSTPCLSPAATDLQQKDRSGPIEILGRSARFVITKQLVKDIVKAIKMGVDPLPVHSGMGGAYYFRNSKGESVAIVKPTDEEPFAPNNPKGFVGKALGQPGLKRSVRIGETGYREVAAYLLDHDQFANVPPTMLIKVTHSVFNVNEGVNSKCHQKNQVSKIASFQQFVRHDFDASDYGCSSFPVTSVHRIGILDIRIFNTDRHGGNLLVRKGDGIGGFGQMELIPIDHGLCLPEDPEDPYFEWIHWPQASIPFSEDELEYISKLDAVKDAEMLRIDLPMIREACLRVLVLSTIFLKEAAAFGLCLAEIGEMMTREFRSREEEPSEFEVVCIEARRRVIADREISSPEAENGEEREDHEEFQFDLDCVEAENEVVRKLGEDFYTKAPFNMGFRGGFGRNPLTKLEESIEEEDSEGEEDAGKLHFDGGFSVKNITPKIPKLSMSLKNISLGERKPLFQVAKPEGNHLAGTSSGDWRSANEQVPGSSCFVKVSDMKESEWVLFLDIFQELLHPAFESRRSVGIGQKQRLGTSCQF; this is encoded by the coding sequence ATGTCTCCTAACTTGGACAGCGCTGTTCAGACTCAGATGGCAGTTGCAGTTCCAAATGGCCCAATTAATGGAGAATATCATGGGAACAGCAACAAGACGGAGGCAAAGCATACAACTGGGAGGAGACGTGTTTTTGTGCAAACTGACATGGGTTTTGTTTTGGGGTTAGATTTGGATCGCACCGATAATGCCCATACCGTGAAAAGGAAACTGCAAGTGGCTTTTAATGTCCCGACTGATGAAAGCTCACTTGTATTTGGGGATCGTGTGCTGAATAACGATTTGGATGCAGTTCGAAATGACTCCCCTCTTCTGCTCAAAAGGAACATCATGCATAGAAGTTCATCAACTCCTTGTCTCTCTCCTGCAGCTACCGATCTTCAGCAAAAAGATCGAAGTGGCCCTATTGAAATATTAGGGCGTTCGGCTCGTTTTGTGATTACGAAGCAACTGGTGAAGGATATAGTGAAGGCTATTAAGATGGGTGTTGATCCATTGCCTGTTCATAGTGGGATGGGTGGTGCTTACTATTTCAGAAACAGCAAAGGTGAGAGTGTTGCTATTGTGAAACCAACTGATGAAGAGCCCTTTGCACCAAATAACCCAAAAGGTTTTGTTGGGAAAGCCCTTGGACAGCCAGGCCTGAAGCGGTCAGTTAGGATTGGTGAGACAGGGTATAGAGAAGTCGCCGCTTACCTACTCGACCATGATCAATTTGCCAATGTGCCTCCTACTATGCTGATAAAGGTAACTCATTCCGTCTTCAATGTTAATGAAGGGGTCAATAGCAAATGTCATCAGAAGAATCAGGTTAGCAAGATTGCATCTTTCCAGCAGTTTGTTCGTCACGATTTTGATGCCAGTGACTACGGTTGCTCCAGCTTCCCTGTTACTTCTGTGCATAGGATAGGGATATTGGATATCAGGATCTTTAACACTGACAGACATGGTGGAAACCTTCTGGTGAGGAAAGGTGACGGAATTGGAGGATTTGGGCAGATGGAGCTCATCCCCATCGACCATGGCCTTTGCTTGCCCGAAGACCCCGAGGACCCTTATTTTGAGTGGATACATTGGCCGCAGGCCTCGATTCCCTTTTCTGAGGATGAGCTCGAGTATATATCAAAACTCGATGCTGTTAAGGATGCCGAGATGCTTCGGATTGATCTGCCAATGATCCGGGAGGCATGCCTTCGTGTATTGGTTCTCAGCACAATTTTTCTAAAGGAAGCAGCAGCATTTGGTCTTTGTCTTGCTGAGATTGGGGAAATGATGACTAGGGAATTTAGGAGCCGCGAAGAAGAACCAAGTGAATTTGAGGTTGTTTGCATTGAGGCCAGGAGGAGGGTGATAGCAGATCGGGAAATCTCATCTCCTGAAGCTGAAAATGGTGAAGAACGAGAAGATCACGAAGAATTTCAGTTTGATTTAGATTGTGTGGAAGCCGAAAACGAAGTCGTGCGAAAGTTAGGCGAGGATTTCTACACCAAGGCTCCATTTAATATGGGGTTCCGAGGTGGGTTTGGGCGAAACCCACTCACTAAATTAGAGGAGAGCATTGAGGAGGAAGATAGTGAAGGCGAAGAAGATGCTGGAAAGCTGCATTTTGATGGCGGTTTTTCTGTTAAGAACATTACCCCGAAAATTCCGAAACTCTCAATGTCGTTAAAGAATATCAGCCTAGGTGAGAGAAAACCCTTGTTTCAGGTTGCAAAACCAGAAGGAAATCATCTGGCAGGTACTTCTTCAGGTGATTGGAGGAGTGCCAATGAGCAGGTGCCTGGGAGCTCGTGCTTCGTAAAAGTTTCAGACATGAAGGAGAGTGAGTGGGTTTTGTTTCTTGATATATTCCAAGAGCTTCTCCATCCTGCATTTGAAAGCCGTAGATCTGTGGGTATTGGACAGAAGCAAAGGCTTGGAACATCGTGCCAGTTTTGA
- the LOC113281875 gene encoding calcium/calmodulin-regulated receptor-like kinase 2 has product MAAPAGLVVIGISVGVAIGLLLAVCSFFGLRWYRKRSHLRQNSTARSSVSSLPIRTNGLGASIDSSASISSSISVNISDMPAAITPRSWWNHQNKDAFASNSGIPRYSYKDIQKATQNFTTILGQGSFGPVYKATMATNEVVAVKVLASNSKQGEKEFQTEVLLLGRLHHRNLVNLVGYCVDKGQHMLIYQYMSNGSLESHLYSEGEKVLSWEQRLQVALDISHGIEYLHEGAVPPVIHRDLKSGNILLDRSMGAKVADFGLSKEEVFDGRKSGLKGTYGYMDPDYISSSRLTKKSDVYSFGIIIFELITGIHPQQNLLEYVNLAGMSSDGVDEILDKHIVGKCNIEEVRLLASIGHKCIHKTPRRRPSIADVSQAISRIKRRRLTKEDTMSFAGGDVHDVLRRIENQQVELSSLTSIKERVQA; this is encoded by the exons ATGGCAGCTCCAGCTGGTTTGGTTGTTATTGGTATCTCAGTTGGAGTTGCAATTGGCTTGTTATTAGCAGTATGCTCATTCTTCGGTTTAAGGTGGTATAGAAAGCGTTCTCATCTTCGACAAAATTCAACTGCGCGTAGTAGTGTAAGTTCCCTCCCCATACGTACTAATGGCTTGGGCGCAAGCATAGATAGCAGTGCATCAATCTCAAGTTCCATATCAGTTAACATCTCAGACATGCCTGCTGCAATTACTCCTCGATCTTGGTGGAACCACCAGAACAAAGATGCATTTGCTTCAAACTCGGGCATTCCAAGATACTCATACAA ggaTATCCAAAAAGCTACACAGAACTTTACAACCATTTTAGGACAAGGATCTTTTGGTCCAGTATATAAAGCTACAATGGCTACAAATGAAGTCGTAGCCGTAAAAGTGCTAGCATCTAATTCAAAACAGGGGGAGAAGGAATTCCAAACAGAG GTACTTCTCCTGGGTAGACTCCATCATCGGAATCTTGTGAATTTAGTTGGATATTGTGTAGATAAAGGTCAACACATGTTGATATATCAATATATGAGTAACGGGAGTTTGGAAAGTCACTTATATA GTGAAGGTGAAAAGGTCTTGAGCTGGGAACAAAGGCTCCAAGTTGCTTTGGATATTTCACATGGAATTGAATATCTTCATGAAGGG GCTGTCCCTCCCGTCATACATCGGGACCTAAAGTCTGGTAATATATTATTGGACCGATCAATGGGAGCAAAG GTTGCAGATTTTGGGTTGTCCAAGGAAGAGGTATTTGATGGCCGGAAATCAGGTCTGAAGGGTACATATGGTTACATGGACCCTGATTACATATCCAGTAGCAGGTTAACAAAGAAGAGTGATGTCTATAGTTTTGGGATAATCATCTTCGAACTGATCACAGGCATCCATCCTCAGCAAAACCTGTTGGAATACGTCAATCTT GCGGGTATGAGCTCAGATGGTGTAGATGAAATACTAGATAAGCATATTGTCGGGAAATGCAACATTGAGGAAGTAAGACTCCTTGCTAGCATTGGTCACAAGTGCATACACAAAACACCAAGAAGGCGTCCATCAATTGCAGATGTTTCACAAGCCATCTCAAGAATAAAGCGGCGGCGTCTTACCAAGGAGGACACAATGTCTTTTGCAGGAGGAGATGTTCACGATGTCTTGAGGCGGATAGAAAATCAGCAGGTGGAATTGAGTTCATTAACAAGCATCAAAGAGAGAGTACAAGcataa
- the LOC113281876 gene encoding uncharacterized protein LOC113281876 has protein sequence MYKEKVRKYVFDHRNNNNSSSFREKEKQNQPGGGYLLSPKHLRRVYPLGIERSNSSFSLSSSLNSNDSSLKGSIILGDWKIPVRRHELSRPPPPRKLVKSVHNVVPRPLSHNVSDDGSLTRCHWITKTTDEVYVVYHDQSWGVPVYDDFQLFELLSLSGMLMYHFWIEIIKRKDLYREAFSNFDPYIVAKMGEKEIKEISSNKALMLDESLVRCIIDNANSILKIIMEYGSFSDYLWGYMNYKPMISRYRHAKSVPLRSPKAEVISRNLVRRGFRFVGPVIIHSFMQAAGMTNDHLTDCFRFNECVRLEGVDHDYEEESF, from the exons atgtaCAAAGAAAAGGTGAGAAAATATGTTTTCGATCACCGGAACAATAATAATAGTTCAAGTTTCAGAGAGAAAGAGAAACAAAACCAGCCAGGAGGAGGTTATTTATTATCACCCAAACATCTTAGGAGAGTGTACCCGCTAGGGATTGAGAGAAGTAACTCATCGTTCTCACTTTCTTCATCACTAAACTCAAATGATTCTTCTCTTAAAGGTTCTATCATCCTTGGAGATTGGAAAATACCGGTACGTCGTCATGAGTTAAGTCGCCCGCCACCTCCACGAAAACTCGTGAAGTCGGTACATAATGTTGTGCCTCGACCGCTTAGCCATAATGTATCTGATGATGGAAGTTTAACTAGGTGCCATTGGATCACTAAAACAACTG ATGAAGTTTACGTTGTTTACCACGACCAGAGTTGGGGAGTTCCAGTATATGATGACTT CCAATTATTCGAACTGCTCTCGCTATCGGGGATGCTGATGTATCATTTCTGGATTGAAATTATCAAAAGAAAAGATTTGTACAG GGAAGCTTTTTCGAACTTTGATCCTTACATAGTAGCAAAAATGGGagagaaagaaatcaaagaaatcagTTCTAACAAGGCATTGATGCTAGATGAAAGTCTCGTCCGTTGCATCATAGACAATGCCAACTCCATACTAAAG ATTATAATGGAATACGGGTCATTCAGTGATTATTTATGGGGATACATGAATTACAAACCGATGATTAGCCGGTACAGACATGCAAAAAGCGTCCCTTTGAGAAGCCCCAAAGCTGAAGTTATCAGTAGGAATTTAGTGAGAAGAGGTTTTCGGTTCGTAGGACCTGTGATCATACATTCATTCATGCAAGCTGCTGGGATGACAAACGATCACCTCACTGATTGTTTTCGGTTTAATGAATGTGTGAGACTTGAAGgagttgatcatgattatgaggAGGAATCGTTCTAA